CAGGGCTTACAGGAAGAGAAGTAGTTCTTGATGATGCCAAATATGAAGGAATTCTGGCTAGACCTGTATCTATAACATATTTAATTCCAGGGATTGTAATTGAAGTTTCTGCAACATTTGTTGATACAACAACTTTTTGGCCTGAAACCGGCTTGAAAACCTTTTGCTGTAAATGGGAGGGGAGTCTTGCGTAAAGAGGCATTAAATTTACTTTGTTATCAAGTCTTCCCCTTAGTTTTTCAATTGTTTCTAAAATATCGTTTTCAGTGGGCATGAAAATTAAGGTGTCGCCGTTTTGTTCATTTTTTATAAGGTCAAAGGCATTTGCAGCAAGAGATGAAAGATCTTGATCTTCCTCTTCTTCATTTTCAGGGGGAAGATAAATTGTTTCTACAGGAAACATTCTTCCCGAAACTTCAATAACAGGGGCATTGCCAAAAGCTTTGGAAAATTTTTCTGTGTCTATGGTTGCTGAAGTGATTATAAGCTTTAAATCTTTTCTTTTTTTTACAAGCTTTAAAAGAAATCCAAGAATAAAATCAATATTAAGGCTTCTTTCATGGGCTTCATCAACAATTATTGTATCATAGGAATTTAAAAACCTGTCTGTAAGGGTTTCTGCAAGCAAAATCCCGTCTGTCATCACCTTGATTATTGTGTTTTCATTTGATTTATCGGCAAACCTTATTTTGTAGCCAATAGTTTTAAAACTCTTTTCATTAAGTTCTTCACTTATTCTTTCAGCAACTGAAACAGCGGCAATTCTTCTTGGTTGGGTAAGGGCTATTTTTCCTTTAACCCCCCTTCCTGCTTCAAGGCAGATTTTTGGGATCTGGGTTGTTTTTCCTGAGCCTGTTTCACCTGAAATGATAACAACCTGATTGTTTATTATTTTTTCTTTAATTTCTTCTTTTTTAGCATTTACAGGAAGATTTTCATCAAAACTTGGTTTTGGTATAAGAGATTTTCTTTTTTTTAAATTCAGTTTTGCTTTTTTTAAGTCAATTTTTAATTTTTCAATACTTTCTTCAGAAACAATAGTTTTGTCTTTTTGAAGTTTTCTTATTTTTTTCCGGATAAAAATTTTGTCTCTTGTGGTAAGAGAGTCGGTTTTATTGTAAAGTTTGTATAAAATATCTTTTTTGGTCATGTTTTTCCATTTTGGTTAAATTAAACTCCAGAAGACTTATATAATAGAAAAATCGGAGTAAATAAATGTTTGATAAAAAAATGTTTGAACCTGTAGAAATAGGGCGGGGTGTTTTCTGGACAGGATTTGTTGATGAATCTGTTTTAAAAAGCGGATTTAAGGATATGTTTTATGATGGAATTAAAAAAGTTTTAAGGGGGCTTACAACAATTGAAGAGCTTGAGAGGGTAGTTGGGAAAAGTTGAAACTATTAGGATTCTAAAATTTTATTAAATTGTAAATGAACTTTCTCGAAAATATCTTAATTTAAATAAAAAATGCACGCCATTAAAAAGCGTGCATTTTTATTAGAATCAGATTCGTTTTGCTATCTCATCACCCATTTCTTTGGTGGAAACAGATTTTTTATCTTTTCCGGCAAGGTCGGCTGTGAGAATTCCTTCTCCCAGGACTTTTGCCACTGCATTTTCTATAGCATCTGCAGCATCGCCAAGATCAAGGGAATATTTTAGCATCATTGCCGCTGAAAGAATTTGGGCTATTGGGTTTGCAATTCCTTTACCCGCAATGTCTGGAGCAGAGCCTCCAGCAGGTTCGTAAAGTCCAAATTTTTCTTCGTTAAGACTTGCTGAGGCTAAAAGTCCCATTGAGCCTGTAATCATTGCACATTCGTCAGATATAATATCTCCAAACATATTTCCGCACAAAAGTACGTCAAACTGATGGGGATCTTTTACAAGCTGCATTGTAGCGTTATCAACGTAAATATGGTTGAGTTCAACATCAGGGTAATCTTTTGCAATTTCATTTACAATTTCTCTCCACATCACCATGGTGGTCAAAACATTTGCCTTGTCTACAGAGGTTACTTTGTTTTTTCTTTTTCTTGCTGCATCAAAAGCCATTTTGGCAATTCTTTCAATTTCAAATCTTTTGTAAACCATTGTATCAAAGGCTGTTTCTTCAGGGCCTGAGCCTTCTCTGCCTTTTGGCTGGCCAAAATATATTCCGCCTGTAAGCTCTCTTACACATAAGATATCAAATCCACTACCTACAATGTCTGCTCTTAAGGGACTTGCAGAGGCAAGAGATGGAAAAACCTTGGCAGGTCTTAGGTTGCAGTATAATCCGTAAAGTTTTCTTAAGGGAAGTAGTGCGGCTCTTTCTGGTTGTTTTTCAGGGGGAAGATTTTCCCATTTAGGGCCGCCTACTGAACCGAAAAGAACAGCGTCAGCCCAATTGCATACGTCTATAGTTTCTTTGGGAAGAGCTTCTCCGCAGTTATCTATTGCAGCTCCTCCCACATAAGCTTCTTTTGTTTCAAATTCAAAGTTAAACTTTGCTTTTGCAGCATTTAAAACCTTTATGGCTTCATCCATAACTTCAGGGCCTATTCCATCTCCTGGAAGTACAGCAATTTTTTTCACTTTTATTTCCTTGTTTTTTGTGGTTTAAGATTAAGTATATTAAAAAGACTATATATTTAATCTGGAAGTAAAATTCAAGTGTGGTTTTAACCTGAGTAAATAAACTAACACTTAACTTTAGGTGAAAAATGAATGAAATAGAAAATAGTTCCCCAAAGATTAATATTGCGGGTTTGACAGCAAAACTTTTAAAAGAGGTTATTGCTCTATCCACTGAAGAAAAAATGACTTTGCTAAATGATTTAGAGAAAAGGGGCGGGCTGTACCAACGAAGCTCTAGTCGAAAGTCTTATCTTTCAGAAATTAATTTTGCCATGAATGGAAAGCCTGGAAGGGGTTATATCTCCAACATAAGCGAGTCTGGAATGTTTATTTCTTCCTTTGAAAAACCTGAGCCTGGAGCAGAAATAACAATGGTTTTTCCCCCGCCCGCAAGGAAGGAGCCGGTAAGAATGCAGGCAAAGGTTGTAAGGATAGAAGAGGGTGGCTTTGCAGTTCAGTTTATAAAGCGACTTAATGAAACTCTTCAGAAATATGATATAAAATTGATTTCGGATTTGGTTATAAAATAATAAAAGCCTTTATCACAAGGCCTTTATTATTGTCTTTTATTTAGAATTGACTTCGTCCTCAGGATTTTCAAGGTATGAGGTGCTTTTTAAGTTCCCAATTTTTTTTAAAGGTGACTGGTAAAAAGAGTCTTTGGTTTTTTCTCCGCTTATAATATTTCCATTTTTATCCAAAACAGTGTCATCATCAAGGATTACCATTCCAAGCTGTCTCATCACACTTTCTCTATAGGCATGATTGTATTCAATGGATTTTTTCTGGAGCTTATACTTTAAAATAAGCCATACCATTATAAAAACTGCTGCTATTCCAATTCCCGCCCCAAGAATCATCATTAAATATTCAAGGGATTTTTGGCCTGCTGTTGAAATAAAAGCGATTATTGAATCAAGCTTGTAAATTATACCTGCTGTCAGCGTAAGAATGAACAGGGTTAGTAAAAAAGGAAGTTTTTGGAAAAGTACAAGAACTGCCTCTATTTTTTGAAGGTATCCCAGGTTAGTATTTGGATTGTCGCCAGAATTTGATCCTAAAGGCTTTTCATGGGAAGAAAAGTCATAAAGGTATTTATTGAATCCCGCCACAAGGATTCCAAGAAGAAATGTAATTACTACAGGGATTATAAAGGCTGCAAAAAAATAGTTTTTCCATGGAAATGGAATGTCTTTTGAGCCTAGCTGTTCAACAAAACACACAAAAAAAATAACTGCCTCAACTATACCAATAAAAATAAGGTAGTTTTTTAAAAATGAT
This sequence is a window from Desulforegulaceae bacterium. Protein-coding genes within it:
- the leuB gene encoding 3-isopropylmalate dehydrogenase, whose amino-acid sequence is MKKIAVLPGDGIGPEVMDEAIKVLNAAKAKFNFEFETKEAYVGGAAIDNCGEALPKETIDVCNWADAVLFGSVGGPKWENLPPEKQPERAALLPLRKLYGLYCNLRPAKVFPSLASASPLRADIVGSGFDILCVRELTGGIYFGQPKGREGSGPEETAFDTMVYKRFEIERIAKMAFDAARKRKNKVTSVDKANVLTTMVMWREIVNEIAKDYPDVELNHIYVDNATMQLVKDPHQFDVLLCGNMFGDIISDECAMITGSMGLLASASLNEEKFGLYEPAGGSAPDIAGKGIANPIAQILSAAMMLKYSLDLGDAADAIENAVAKVLGEGILTADLAGKDKKSVSTKEMGDEIAKRI
- a CDS encoding PilZ domain-containing protein; translated protein: MNEIENSSPKINIAGLTAKLLKEVIALSTEEKMTLLNDLEKRGGLYQRSSSRKSYLSEINFAMNGKPGRGYISNISESGMFISSFEKPEPGAEITMVFPPPARKEPVRMQAKVVRIEEGGFAVQFIKRLNETLQKYDIKLISDLVIK